The sequence CCGCTGTCGGGTTGGTAGGCGTCGCTCTCGATGAAGACGTCGTCGGTCACGGAATCGTACACTGCCGCGCTGGCCGCCCAGGCGGTGCCTTCGATCCCGAGGATTCGGATGTCAGAATTCACGGATTACTACTGCGACTGCTCGGTCGGTTCGCGCGGAGAGAAGGTCGGTACTCGCTTACGGGCACGAGGCGCCCGTTCGCATCGTCGCGGACTCTCGCTCCGCTCGACTCTTCGCACGCTCACGGCATCCACCGTCTGCTCGCGGGCCTCTGGCCCGCTCGCATGGTTCGAGGGACGCTTCACGTCCCTCGCAATTCGCTTTTCCACGATATGCCTCGCTACGCTCGGCACATCGCCTTACTCCCACTCGGTGTAGCCGCACTTGCCGCAGTGCTGGCGGTCGCCGTGGTCGGCGAGGAAGGCGTCCCCGCAGCGGGGGCACTGTTCGCGCTCGGTGCTGCCGTCGTCGTCGTAGAGTTCGTGTCGGGGCATTTATGCTTCCTCCGCTTCGGCGTCCGCCTCGGCCTCGGCCTCTTCGGCGCCGATCTTGTTTCGCTCGAGCATGTGGT comes from Haloterrigena salifodinae and encodes:
- a CDS encoding 30S ribosomal protein S27ae → MPRHELYDDDGSTEREQCPRCGDAFLADHGDRQHCGKCGYTEWE